One Pullulanibacillus sp. KACC 23026 DNA segment encodes these proteins:
- a CDS encoding MFS transporter codes for MSQAIMHKPQLVTLKDHLVFQLAVFCFWFSIYIYVPDFGVYLNQIGLSLSAVGVILGSYGISQILLRLPLGLFANFLRGRQKLLLATGFLMGFISGLLFIFFHSFLAILIARLLAGITASMWVTATILYSRYFTNERASQAMSLLQFLTVFAQFISMMLCSFLIHRYGWTFPFWVGTAASLIGLFLVFVLKELDEDEEESQHVKAYSIGAILKQTIRIQPLNIVTLLSFLCNAILFITIFGFSPIYAEKIGITGPALDWLIAAFFVPHTLSSLLLSFKPTNGKMAKGLLKGSTLGLIPLLIAVPFAHTLLIVSLLHFGIGLLLGFCFPILLGQVVKVTPAGIRMAGMGYYQSLYAGGIFLGPLIAGKVAETTSIAVVFWLTALLSAIAFIVTLIRPVEKT; via the coding sequence GTGTCTCAGGCAATTATGCACAAACCTCAATTGGTGACGCTAAAGGATCACCTCGTATTTCAACTTGCGGTGTTTTGCTTTTGGTTTTCGATCTACATATATGTCCCTGATTTTGGTGTTTACTTAAATCAGATCGGCCTGTCTCTTTCAGCCGTTGGAGTCATACTGGGCAGTTATGGGATCTCTCAAATCCTCTTGCGACTGCCTCTTGGTCTGTTCGCCAATTTCTTAAGAGGCAGACAAAAACTTTTGCTTGCTACTGGCTTCCTAATGGGGTTTATAAGCGGCCTTCTTTTTATCTTTTTTCACTCATTTCTTGCGATTTTAATTGCCCGTTTATTAGCCGGTATTACCGCGTCGATGTGGGTAACTGCGACCATCCTTTACTCGCGTTACTTCACGAATGAACGGGCCTCACAAGCGATGAGTTTACTGCAATTTTTAACAGTATTTGCGCAATTTATCAGCATGATGCTTTGCAGCTTTCTCATCCATCGCTATGGGTGGACCTTTCCTTTTTGGGTGGGAACAGCCGCTTCACTAATCGGACTTTTCCTCGTGTTTGTACTGAAAGAATTAGATGAAGATGAAGAAGAGAGTCAGCATGTAAAAGCTTATTCCATTGGTGCCATTCTAAAGCAAACGATTCGAATCCAACCGTTGAACATCGTGACGCTGCTTTCTTTTTTGTGTAATGCCATTCTCTTTATAACAATTTTTGGTTTCTCTCCCATTTACGCTGAAAAAATCGGTATAACTGGACCGGCCCTTGATTGGCTGATTGCCGCCTTTTTTGTCCCGCATACCTTGTCTTCTCTGCTGCTTTCATTTAAACCAACAAATGGAAAAATGGCTAAAGGACTCCTTAAAGGAAGTACACTTGGTCTAATTCCTTTGTTAATTGCGGTTCCTTTTGCCCATACTTTATTAATAGTTAGTCTGCTTCATTTTGGCATTGGGCTGCTTTTAGGATTCTGTTTTCCCATACTGCTTGGACAGGTGGTTAAAGTAACACCAGCCGGAATCAGAATGGCGGGAATGGGCTATTATCAATCGCTGTACGCAGGCGGCATTTTTCTCGGACCGCTTATCGCAGGGAAAGTTGCTGAAACAACTTCAATTGCGGTTGTTTTTTGGCTGACAGCGCTGCTTTCTGCTATTGCTTTTATCGTCACATTGATCCGTCCGGTTGAAAAGACTTAA